The genomic region CATTACGATTCGGGGCCAGAAGTATGATCTTTCGGCAGGCGAAATTGATAAAGACTCCTTTGGATATTTGGACCTAAATGTTTTATAACATGCACTAGTTGAATAGTCTAGAAACCTTGGCCCGGTATATTTCCCAACAACTAAGTATGAAAACTTTTCGTCATCTATAGACTTCGAAATTGAACCctagtttaaatttaagttGTTAGACGTTTCGTTTCTAACCTTTTTATAAATGTAGTGAGGTATTCTGTAAATTCTCTGGGAGAAGTGACACCAGTCCTTCCCGGTCAGCGCCAATGGACAAATCCCCTCGTGAGGACACTAATCAGTTATAAATGTTTTAACTAACTGGAGCTATGAAATGAAAAGATTTATCCTGTAGCTGTGATATGAATAACTCTCTCAAGGAATGAATCATCCTAAACCCAGTTGGAGTCCCAGGTTCAGCAACCACCTAAACCCAAAGTAaagttaattaaattaccAAAATTCCTCCAACATTCAATCTGTTCCACAAATTTTTTACCAAAAGAGTCCTTGACTATCGAAGATTATTTTGGAAGTAAATTACCTTATGTCCTAGTGTGTTCGAGAGCACATATGGAAGCACAATTAAATCAAAGTGTTCTGTTATTTCGTAGATATCATTTTGGAACCTTGGGTTAATAAGATCTaagaattttatataaagaAATGAGTACCTGATATAAGATGTTGGCAAATCTTCAAAAGATTTTGTGACGGCTCAACTACCAGTATATCAGAGGATTTCAGGTCCCAAATGGTATTTGCTGaactaaaattttgaaaaagTGAAACATACACCAACGAAGCTCCGTGACCAGGGTTGTAAAACATGATCTTCGACAGTTTTAGATTTTCAACCCTCTTGTTTatctaatataaataattgttgaTCTTAGTGTTACCTCGTGAAATATTCTTAGGAAAACTGCATAATGGCCAAAATAAGTATGGGCGGTATACGCCACAGATACTTGTGGAGAGTAGTTTATATTACTTTTCTAAAAGGCATTCATTTACATATTAAATACCTTGTGCCTTGAGTCTTCTGCTTCACTTAGGTTGATTTGAGCCTGCTCGTTTGGTCCGACGGCGCCCTTGTTTAGTAGGTTATAGAGATGTGGGAACTTGGAATCATTGGATAAATCCTTCGCCTGGTTCAAATACTTATTTTCAGGTGTGTTAGAGTCCAACAAAACTAAAAGAAGTTAAATCAAAGTATGAATTGACTCGTAAGTAGAAAGGTAAAACCTGAGGGTAAAATCTTCGGAAGTTCTACACATGTTCTGGAAGCCATCTTTTTCGAAATGTAGGATCCGATATTGTCAATATCCTTTTTCTTAGATATggatttaattaatgt from Theileria annulata chromosome 1, complete sequence, *** SEQUENCING IN PROGRESS *** harbors:
- a CDS encoding uncharacterized protein (TapCf04.q1c.cand.98 - score = 35.99), yielding MYCIIRRIHFGYFPGLRFQSSSFLNSSSYRNKNLHTYPGIRYDKIPNFHKEDSSDDNDLNDVSRLSIKTLPFPPSVKDKLFTLIKSISKKKDIDNIGSYISKKMASRTCVELPKILPSVLLDSNTPENKYLNQAKDLSNDSKFPHLYNLLNKGAVGPNEQAQINLSEAEDSRHKKSNINYSPQVSVAYTAHTYFGHYAVFLRIFHEINKRVENLKLSKIMFYNPGHGASLVYVSLFQNFSSANTIWDLKSSDILVVEPSQNLLKICQHLISDLINPRFQNDIYEITEHFDLIVLPYVLSNTLGHKSRTLLVKNLWNRLNVGGILVVAEPGTPTGFRMIHSLRELFISQLQDKSFHFIAPCPHEGICPLALTGKDWCHFSQRIYRIPHYIYKKGSISKSIDDEKFSYLVVGKYTGPRFLDYSTSACYKTFRSKYPKESLSISPAERSYFWPRIVMHPLKVGRRVLIDVCSSPNHFKRLIVPKNTPESSGYRYARDALWGDLWRFDQRVEKPVARGYTPPKVVDYLLNESAREQKVRTLEFYL